The following are encoded in a window of Vigna unguiculata cultivar IT97K-499-35 chromosome 8, ASM411807v1, whole genome shotgun sequence genomic DNA:
- the LOC114193967 gene encoding uncharacterized protein LOC114193967: protein MQCNPCLPSSKPNTKMASFPMPHLLPCTSLPHTTTTAAAANIFLPSSLFRRRRTLHSLRCSASDKPQDDAVELPLFPLPLVLFPGAILPLQIFEFRYRIMMHTLLHTDLRFGVVYHDAVSGTSEVGCVGEVVKHERLVDDRFFLVCKGQERFRVNDVVRSKPYLVGRVTWLEDRPPENDAGDDAEALAREVEGYMKDVIRLSNRLGGKGEKEMGDLRRNLFPTPFSFFVGSTFEGAPREQQALLELEDTAKRLKREKETLKNTLNYLTAASAVKDAFPSS, encoded by the coding sequence ATGCAATGCAATCCCTGTCTCCCTTCTTCTAAACCAAACACAAAAATGGCATCTTTCCCAATGCCACACCTCCTACCATGCACTTCTCTCCCTCACACAACCACcaccgccgccgccgccaataTATTCTTACCCTCCTCTCTCTTCCGCCGTCGCCGGACTCTCCACTCTCTCCGCTGCTCCGCCTCCGACAAGCCGCAAGACGACGCCGTCGAGCTGCCTCTCTTCCCTCTCCCTCTCGTCCTCTTTCCGGGCGCGATCCTCCCTCTGCAGATCTTCGAGTTCCGCTACCGCATCATGATGCACACGCTCCTCCACACCGACCTCCGCTTCGGCGTCGTCTACCACGACGCCGTATCCGGCACCTCGGAAGTGGGCTGCGTCGGGGAGGTGGTGAAGCACGAGCGCCTCGTCGACGACCGCTTCTTCCTGGTCTGCAAAGGGCAGGAGAGGTTCCGCGTCAACGACGTCGTCCGCAGCAAACCCTACCTCGTGGGACGCGTCACGTGGCTGGAGGACCGCCCGCCGGAGAACGACGCCGGAGACGACGCGGAGGCGCTGGCCCGCGAGGTGGAGGGGTACATGAAGGACGTCATACGCCTCTCGAACCGGTTGGGAGGGAAAGGTGAGAAGGAGATGGGGGATTTGAGACGGAACCTCTTTCCGACGCCGTTTTCGTTCTTCGTCGGAAGCACCTTCGAGGGTGCTCCCAGGGAGCAGCAGGCGCTGTTGGAACTGGAGGACACGGCGAAGAGgttgaagagagagaaagagacgcTCAAGAACACGCTTAACTATCTCACTGCTGCTTCTGCTGTCAAAGATGCTTTTCCTTCTTCTTGA